A region of Nitrosarchaeum sp. DNA encodes the following proteins:
- the endA gene encoding tRNA-intron lyase produces the protein MEDTPLVKGELVSDQTCIIDKEMIHELQLKGFGEIEKEKLFLKSFESLYLLYSDKLILRKGKKQINFDDLLSVCQKNDPETLTKFLIYRDLKTRGYVVKDGFGFGSDFRVYERGQFGEKGAKFLIFGLNEGQQEKMGTLQKKIEQITQMGKEPVIAVIERRGEVIYYKINRMNFYENKTGLEELSQL, from the coding sequence ATGGAAGATACCCCTTTAGTGAAAGGTGAATTGGTCTCAGATCAAACTTGTATCATAGATAAAGAAATGATTCATGAACTTCAACTCAAAGGATTTGGTGAAATTGAAAAAGAAAAATTATTCTTAAAGTCATTTGAGTCTCTTTATCTGTTATATTCTGATAAATTGATTCTTCGTAAGGGTAAAAAGCAAATTAATTTTGATGATTTATTGAGTGTCTGCCAAAAAAATGATCCTGAAACTCTAACAAAATTTTTGATTTATCGAGATTTGAAAACTAGAGGATATGTTGTAAAAGATGGATTTGGATTTGGTTCTGATTTTAGAGTTTATGAACGAGGACAATTTGGTGAAAAAGGGGCAAAATTTCTAATTTTTGGTCTCAATGAAGGTCAGCAAGAGAAAATGGGCACCCTTCAGAAAAAAATTGAACAAATAACTCAGATGGGCAAAGAACCTGTAATTGCTGTTATTGAAAGACGTGGAGAAGTAATTTATTATAAAATTAACCGAATGAATTTTTATGAAAACAAAACAGGTCTAGAAGAACTATCTCAACTCTAA
- a CDS encoding DNA repair helicase translates to MRLRDIKFEEEYRSDRNDIVAEFFFPCLSTCTEYDRCVDFLSIRNLAGIAFGFDNFTSGKARLRMITGNRFKISDLNLLTKLFNEKYTKRFDGKLIKDVKIQKLQDFINNGQIELKIAITNSEMVSNLFSERIGIFKDGTGDAVAFTGTSSSLSTNIRDFESVDVFTSWNDKSRIDRKIKDFEDLWENKTQYVQVHDFMDAERNNLLKYSPEWVFEV, encoded by the coding sequence TTGCGATTACGAGACATCAAGTTTGAAGAAGAGTATCGTTCAGATAGAAATGATATAGTTGCAGAATTTTTCTTTCCATGTCTATCTACCTGTACAGAGTACGACAGATGTGTTGACTTTTTATCAATACGAAATCTAGCAGGTATTGCATTTGGTTTTGATAATTTTACTTCAGGTAAAGCAAGATTAAGAATGATTACAGGCAATAGATTCAAAATATCAGATCTTAACTTACTAACAAAACTCTTCAATGAAAAATACACCAAACGTTTTGATGGAAAGTTAATCAAAGATGTTAAAATTCAAAAGCTACAAGATTTCATAAATAATGGCCAAATTGAATTAAAAATAGCGATTACAAATTCAGAAATGGTTTCAAATTTGTTTTCAGAAAGAATTGGCATATTCAAAGATGGAACCGGAGATGCAGTAGCATTTACTGGAACATCATCATCGCTTTCTACCAACATTAGAGATTTTGAATCAGTAGACGTATTTACATCATGGAATGATAAATCCCGAATAGATAGAAAGATTAAAGATTTTGAAGACTTGTGGGAAAACAAGACACAGTATGTTCAAGTTCATGACTTTATGGATGCAGAAAGAAACAATCTTTTGAAATATTCACCTGAATGGGTATTTGAAGTTTAG